Proteins encoded in a region of the Stieleria neptunia genome:
- a CDS encoding S1C family serine protease: MQSEDAIDLRRQLRLTWLLLTLVTVVFVWPTVRVWLGIGMAASGIPRAITPRGDLAAFEQSTVELFRTVSPSVVYLTTRSRVASPFSRRAIEVDAGSGSGFMWDEYGHIVTNFHVLQEASSAKVVLWDQSSYEATLVGGSADHDLAVLKIKAPAAKLRPVAIGTSDDLLVGQAVFAIGNPFGLNQTLTTGVVSAKSRSIDSPTGRSIEEVIQIDAAINPGNSGGPLLDSAGRLIGVNTAIYSPSGTSAGVGFSIPVDTVNRVVPQIIANGRYEPPQLGIRVNRELSEVVTTRLGVEGVLILHIVPGGPADRAGLRETVIGQSSLVRPGDIIQQIGGATVRDMNDMLEALERYNVGETVTVQFLRDGQAESVEVTLQ, encoded by the coding sequence ATGCAATCCGAAGACGCGATCGATCTGCGGCGTCAGCTTCGCCTGACCTGGCTGTTGCTGACGCTGGTCACCGTGGTCTTTGTCTGGCCGACCGTCCGCGTTTGGCTGGGGATCGGCATGGCCGCCAGCGGAATCCCCCGCGCGATCACACCGCGCGGTGACTTGGCGGCCTTCGAACAATCGACGGTCGAACTGTTTCGCACTGTCAGCCCGTCGGTGGTCTACCTGACGACCCGATCACGCGTCGCCAGCCCGTTTTCGCGACGGGCCATCGAAGTCGATGCGGGTTCGGGCAGCGGTTTCATGTGGGACGAATATGGCCACATCGTGACCAACTTCCACGTCCTGCAAGAAGCGTCTTCGGCCAAGGTCGTGCTGTGGGATCAATCGTCCTACGAAGCGACGCTGGTCGGTGGATCGGCCGACCACGATCTGGCGGTGCTGAAGATCAAGGCGCCGGCCGCCAAGTTGCGGCCGGTGGCGATCGGAACCAGCGACGATTTGCTGGTCGGCCAAGCGGTGTTCGCGATCGGCAATCCCTTCGGACTCAATCAAACCCTCACCACCGGCGTCGTCTCCGCCAAAAGCCGCTCGATCGATAGTCCGACCGGACGTTCGATTGAAGAGGTCATTCAAATCGATGCCGCGATCAACCCCGGCAACTCCGGTGGTCCGCTGCTGGACAGTGCCGGCAGGTTGATCGGCGTGAACACGGCGATCTACAGCCCCTCGGGCACCTCGGCCGGCGTCGGGTTTTCCATCCCCGTCGACACGGTCAACCGAGTCGTCCCACAGATCATCGCCAACGGCCGTTACGAGCCGCCGCAATTGGGGATCCGCGTCAACCGTGAACTCAGCGAAGTCGTCACGACACGACTGGGCGTCGAGGGCGTGTTGATCTTGCACATCGTTCCCGGCGGCCCGGCCGATCGCGCGGGCCTGCGCGAGACCGTGATCGGTCAATCCAGTCTGGTTCGGCCCGGCGACATCATTCAACAGATCGGTGGTGCAACCGTTCGCGACATGAATGACATGCTCGAAGCGCTCGAACGCTACAACGTCGGCGAGACCGTCACGGTCCAGTTCCTGCGCGACGGCCAAGCCGAGTCCGTCGAGGTCACGCTGCAATAA
- a CDS encoding transposase yields MGQSLVQIYVHLIYSTKCRRPFLKDPEFRQRLFAYKAGICNKQGCPAVIIGGVEDHVHLLCRLGKTIDIAKFVQSLKRPSSDWIKEESSIRNFYWQTGYGAFSISPGHVDGLTEYIRDQEIHHRKESFQDEFRRICKRYQIEIDERYVWD; encoded by the coding sequence GTGGGGCAATCACTGGTTCAAATCTACGTCCACCTCATCTATTCGACGAAGTGCCGAAGGCCCTTCTTGAAGGACCCTGAATTTCGGCAACGGCTGTTCGCGTACAAAGCTGGTATCTGCAACAAACAAGGTTGCCCGGCCGTGATCATAGGTGGAGTCGAAGACCATGTTCACTTGTTATGCCGGCTCGGCAAGACGATCGACATCGCAAAATTCGTCCAGTCACTCAAGCGCCCGAGCAGTGATTGGATCAAAGAAGAATCGTCCATCAGGAATTTCTATTGGCAAACGGGCTATGGTGCGTTTTCGATCAGCCCTGGACACGTCGACGGATTGACGGAGTACATCCGCGACCAGGAAATTCATCATCGCAAAGAATCGTTCCAAGACGAGTTTCGGAGGATTTGCAAACGCTACCAGATTGAAATCGACGAACGGTACGTCTGGGATTGA
- a CDS encoding Gfo/Idh/MocA family protein, translating into MNHRPKRRQFLKTAAAASAAVSVPYFYSTPKTLADETKSKNDRVAMGVIGAGGMAGGNMNSAKDWVDVVAVCDVDAGRRKSFNQRHSGGKAVESLDYRELLDRKDIDAVHIATPDHWHTKPLIEAMLAGKDVYCEKPLTLTIDEGKLIRKVQKETGCIVQVGTQQRSTFHLFAKAMAIVNEGRLGKIREVQAAIGGAPTSESIPVADVPSGLDWDRWLGPAPKVDYRYLPSEKNRGRGNSNCHYEFRWWYEYSGGKLTDWGAHHVDICNWALKLNGQSGGPLSIGGTADHPVEFKDGKPVMNDRYNTATAFLFNVMYPGGTKMIIRNDTDNGVLITGDKGKIFVNRGKLVGKPVEDLKDNPLPEDAIAKVYKNLPMEQNGRAAHWANFLHCAKERKEPISDVHTHMEMLNVCHLAGISARLGRELKWDDASEQIVGDSQANSMLARPYRSGYEIDMG; encoded by the coding sequence GTGAACCATCGCCCAAAGCGTCGCCAATTCCTCAAGACCGCCGCAGCCGCCTCCGCCGCCGTCTCGGTCCCCTATTTCTATTCGACGCCGAAAACACTCGCCGACGAAACCAAGAGCAAGAACGACCGTGTCGCGATGGGCGTCATCGGTGCCGGCGGCATGGCGGGCGGCAACATGAACTCCGCCAAGGATTGGGTCGACGTCGTCGCCGTGTGTGACGTCGACGCCGGTCGCCGCAAGTCATTCAACCAGCGACACAGCGGCGGCAAAGCCGTGGAGTCGTTGGACTATCGCGAACTGCTCGACCGCAAGGACATCGATGCGGTGCACATCGCAACGCCGGATCACTGGCACACCAAGCCGCTCATCGAAGCCATGCTGGCCGGCAAAGACGTCTACTGCGAAAAACCGCTGACCCTGACGATCGACGAGGGCAAATTGATTCGTAAGGTTCAGAAAGAAACCGGTTGCATCGTCCAGGTCGGAACGCAGCAACGCAGTACGTTCCATCTGTTTGCCAAAGCGATGGCCATCGTCAATGAAGGACGGCTGGGGAAAATCCGCGAGGTCCAAGCCGCGATCGGAGGTGCTCCCACCAGCGAGTCGATTCCCGTCGCCGACGTGCCCAGCGGGTTGGACTGGGACCGTTGGTTGGGGCCCGCGCCGAAGGTCGATTACCGATACCTGCCCAGCGAGAAAAATCGTGGCCGCGGCAACTCGAACTGCCACTATGAATTCCGCTGGTGGTACGAATACAGCGGTGGAAAACTGACCGACTGGGGCGCGCACCACGTCGACATTTGCAACTGGGCGCTGAAGCTGAACGGTCAATCCGGGGGCCCGTTGTCGATCGGCGGCACCGCCGATCACCCGGTCGAATTTAAAGACGGCAAGCCCGTGATGAACGACCGCTACAACACCGCGACCGCATTCCTGTTCAACGTGATGTATCCCGGTGGCACCAAGATGATCATCCGCAATGACACCGACAACGGCGTCTTGATCACCGGCGACAAGGGCAAGATCTTTGTCAATCGTGGAAAGCTGGTCGGCAAACCGGTCGAGGACTTGAAAGACAACCCGCTGCCCGAAGACGCGATCGCCAAGGTTTACAAGAACTTGCCGATGGAGCAGAACGGGCGTGCGGCGCACTGGGCCAACTTCCTGCACTGTGCCAAAGAGCGAAAGGAGCCGATCAGCGACGTCCACACCCACATGGAAATGCTCAACGTCTGTCACCTGGCCGGCATCAGCGCACGACTCGGTCGTGAACTGAAGTGGGACGACGCCAGCGAACAGATCGTCGGCGACTCGCAAGCCAACAGCATGCTCGCCCGGCCCTACCGCAGCGGCTACGAAATCGACATGGGCTAA
- a CDS encoding AIM24 family protein has product MEFNCPMCGKHYQAGDEMAGKAVNCKACRQTFRVPGGSADTSPSGAPSGFSGLDSTADGDDRFSAGEIEMSTAPVTMRGGQSGDGVNRRSDEIDYEVFGHETQYVEITLDPGEQTIAEAGALMYMTDGVEMATVFGDPSKQDSSLFGKVISAGKRALTGEALFMTTFTNTGGGQAKVAFGAPHPGRMIPLHLDQLGGEIICQKDAFLCGARGITVDIAFQKKIGAGLFGGEGFIMQRLKGDGIAVIHAGGTMMYRELDPGETLRLDTGCLMAMGPSVHYDIQFVGGLKNAFFGGEGLFLATVRGPGPVWLQSLPFSRFAGRLAAAIPSAGNTRKGEGSLLGGLGEVFMGD; this is encoded by the coding sequence GTGGAATTCAACTGTCCGATGTGCGGGAAACACTACCAGGCGGGCGACGAAATGGCCGGAAAAGCCGTCAATTGCAAGGCCTGCCGACAAACATTTCGTGTTCCGGGAGGTTCCGCGGACACGTCGCCGTCTGGTGCGCCGTCTGGTTTCTCGGGCCTGGATTCGACCGCCGACGGCGACGATCGGTTTTCCGCCGGCGAGATCGAAATGAGCACCGCGCCGGTCACAATGCGCGGCGGCCAGTCCGGCGACGGCGTCAACCGCCGCAGTGATGAGATCGACTACGAGGTCTTCGGCCACGAAACCCAATACGTCGAAATCACGCTCGACCCGGGAGAACAGACCATCGCCGAAGCCGGGGCGCTGATGTACATGACCGACGGGGTCGAAATGGCGACCGTCTTCGGCGATCCGTCCAAACAAGACAGCAGCTTGTTCGGCAAAGTGATCTCGGCCGGCAAGCGGGCGCTGACCGGCGAAGCGCTGTTTATGACGACGTTCACCAATACCGGCGGCGGGCAAGCCAAGGTCGCCTTCGGAGCCCCCCACCCCGGACGGATGATTCCGCTGCACCTGGATCAGCTGGGCGGCGAAATCATCTGCCAAAAAGACGCGTTCCTGTGCGGTGCCCGCGGGATCACGGTCGACATCGCCTTCCAAAAGAAGATCGGTGCGGGGCTGTTCGGCGGCGAAGGCTTCATCATGCAGCGGCTCAAGGGCGACGGCATCGCGGTCATTCACGCCGGCGGAACGATGATGTACCGCGAATTGGATCCCGGCGAGACGCTGCGGCTGGACACCGGGTGTTTGATGGCGATGGGGCCTTCGGTCCACTACGACATTCAGTTCGTCGGCGGGCTGAAAAATGCGTTCTTCGGCGGCGAAGGGCTGTTTCTGGCGACCGTTCGCGGTCCGGGGCCGGTGTGGTTGCAATCCCTGCCGTTCTCGCGTTTCGCCGGACGACTCGCCGCAGCGATTCCCTCGGCAGGAAACACCCGCAAGGGCGAAGGTTCGCTGTTGGGTGGGTTGGGGGAGGTGTTCATGGGGGACTGA
- a CDS encoding DinB family protein, with protein sequence MTRIFPCTRVLCGAAFVVAVLMLSVPSSVIAADGEPLAIRLWPDGRVGIENHWGLRIMISTSGSPQQTTASPFQKVLTNRGGVDHVWSRQANADAASWGPATEPNAIPGSIRVTSMPGRDNEAVGMLVRTDGVRVAILGDSSGAGDSLTDVNAKLDVVVLPSPAGALLADAATAAWIKAMQPRYVLLPAAITDEAAKPFADSIDASGEMIDVDHNTFAISQSTDRDQPTRLVKLNHKPYELSEELESLMTKMEASCSRSQAVFSPLSANQLNFRPANGTHTPRWNAEHMMGRQLLFFSQIYHALDPAIPVMDLNPEQMPPDYTAAQPDWDGQEEARQMQRVSDFTRRFAYLLRGINLDVRAPGSRWTLRGLLRQMDRHYDDHTANTKKKFELAGWPDD encoded by the coding sequence ATGACCAGAATATTCCCCTGCACCCGAGTGCTTTGCGGTGCCGCGTTTGTCGTCGCCGTCCTGATGTTGTCCGTACCGAGTTCCGTGATCGCGGCGGACGGCGAACCGCTTGCGATTCGATTGTGGCCCGACGGTCGCGTCGGCATCGAAAACCACTGGGGGCTTCGGATCATGATTTCCACCAGCGGTTCGCCCCAGCAGACAACTGCCAGCCCCTTTCAAAAGGTCCTCACCAACCGTGGCGGGGTCGATCATGTCTGGTCGCGGCAGGCCAATGCCGACGCAGCCTCCTGGGGCCCGGCCACCGAACCAAACGCGATTCCCGGATCGATTCGCGTGACGTCGATGCCCGGCCGAGACAACGAAGCCGTCGGGATGCTGGTCCGAACCGACGGTGTTCGCGTTGCCATCCTGGGCGATTCGTCGGGCGCCGGCGACTCGCTGACCGACGTGAATGCGAAGCTGGACGTCGTGGTCCTCCCATCGCCGGCGGGCGCCCTGCTTGCCGATGCCGCAACGGCTGCGTGGATCAAAGCGATGCAGCCGCGCTATGTGCTGCTTCCTGCCGCGATCACCGACGAAGCCGCCAAGCCATTCGCGGATTCGATTGACGCGTCCGGCGAGATGATTGATGTGGACCACAACACGTTCGCGATCTCTCAATCCACCGATCGCGATCAGCCAACACGGTTGGTGAAGCTGAACCACAAACCGTACGAGTTGTCCGAGGAGTTGGAATCGTTGATGACAAAAATGGAAGCGTCGTGCAGTCGTTCCCAAGCCGTCTTCAGCCCACTGAGCGCGAATCAATTGAATTTCCGGCCCGCCAACGGGACGCACACGCCACGTTGGAACGCCGAGCACATGATGGGGCGGCAGCTGCTGTTCTTTTCGCAGATCTATCACGCGCTCGACCCGGCGATCCCGGTGATGGATTTGAATCCCGAGCAAATGCCGCCCGACTACACGGCGGCGCAACCCGATTGGGACGGACAGGAAGAAGCGAGGCAAATGCAACGTGTCAGCGACTTCACGCGGCGGTTTGCGTACCTGCTTCGCGGTATCAATCTGGACGTCAGGGCGCCGGGCAGCCGATGGACACTGCGGGGACTGTTGCGGCAAATGGATCGGCACTACGACGACCACACGGCGAACACGAAAAAGAAATTCGAATTGGCCGGCTGGCCGGACGACTGA
- a CDS encoding PEP-CTERM sorting domain-containing protein (PEP-CTERM proteins occur, often in large numbers, in the proteomes of bacteria that also encode an exosortase, a predicted intramembrane cysteine proteinase. The presence of a PEP-CTERM domain at a protein's C-terminus predicts cleavage within the sorting domain, followed by covalent anchoring to some some component of the (usually Gram-negative) cell surface. Many PEP-CTERM proteins exhibit an unusual sequence composition that includes large numbers of potential glycosylation sites. Expression of one such protein has been shown restore the ability of a bacterium to form floc, a type of biofilm.), which produces MMRLITCLCLFVAMGTVCHSAIVYDLFLRTSRGDSLDLEYNVAPQDQLLADVILRETVTAPDDPNIGATGLGAFGFMISSTGGDGTFSITSRPNFQLTTFNTDDTVGGANIFGVVAPTTDRGNGVFESTLATVQLTAPTAGRTVFELLDPRSGASDFAGVGAGKNIDDASIRTRSLSLITAVPEPSSLAFLTAVGTACVVGRRKRRLA; this is translated from the coding sequence ATGATGCGATTGATTACCTGTCTTTGCCTGTTCGTTGCAATGGGCACGGTGTGCCATTCTGCAATCGTCTACGACCTGTTTCTTCGCACGTCGCGTGGTGATTCACTTGATTTAGAATACAACGTCGCGCCTCAGGATCAGTTGCTTGCAGACGTGATTCTAAGAGAGACTGTTACTGCACCGGACGATCCCAACATAGGTGCAACAGGATTAGGCGCGTTCGGGTTTATGATTAGCTCAACGGGAGGCGATGGAACGTTCTCGATCACATCGCGACCCAACTTTCAATTAACGACTTTTAATACTGATGATACTGTCGGTGGAGCGAATATCTTCGGCGTTGTGGCACCGACCACTGATCGCGGAAATGGAGTATTTGAGTCTACGCTGGCGACTGTCCAGCTGACCGCACCGACTGCCGGCCGAACTGTATTCGAGCTGCTTGACCCCCGAAGCGGAGCAAGTGATTTTGCTGGAGTGGGTGCCGGGAAGAATATCGATGACGCGTCGATTCGAACGAGATCGTTGTCGTTGATCACCGCGGTTCCTGAACCGTCATCGCTAGCTTTCTTGACCGCGGTCGGAACTGCCTGCGTTGTGGGAAGAAGAAAACGTCGTCTTGCGTAG
- a CDS encoding MOSC domain-containing protein: MITIESIQVGKVVTEGDPNTRDAISRRWTSAFRKSSVAGAVSINELGIVGDQVADTKNHGGPDKAILCYAGVHYQSWADEHPQLQFSAGGFGENLTLGGVTESGVCIGDRFRSGECVLEVSQPRQPCWKIARRWQTKSMTKEVTQTGRTGWYVRVITGGSLTSGAELELISRPNAEWTVARANDVLYGREVDRMAVHALMHLPELSREWQDALA, translated from the coding sequence ATGATCACGATCGAATCGATACAAGTTGGGAAAGTGGTGACCGAGGGTGATCCGAACACACGTGATGCGATTTCTCGCCGGTGGACAAGTGCGTTTCGAAAATCGAGTGTCGCCGGAGCGGTCTCGATCAATGAATTGGGCATCGTCGGTGACCAGGTCGCCGACACGAAAAATCACGGCGGCCCGGACAAGGCGATCCTGTGCTACGCCGGCGTTCACTATCAATCGTGGGCCGATGAACATCCCCAGCTCCAGTTTTCGGCCGGCGGTTTCGGTGAAAACTTGACACTTGGCGGTGTGACCGAGTCGGGCGTGTGCATCGGTGATCGTTTCCGATCCGGCGAGTGTGTCCTGGAGGTCAGCCAACCTCGTCAGCCGTGCTGGAAAATCGCGCGGCGTTGGCAGACCAAGTCGATGACCAAAGAGGTCACTCAGACGGGGCGCACCGGATGGTACGTGCGGGTCATCACGGGTGGTTCATTGACATCGGGGGCGGAACTGGAATTGATCAGCCGGCCCAACGCCGAATGGACCGTCGCCCGCGCGAACGATGTCCTGTACGGACGCGAAGTCGATCGGATGGCCGTTCACGCTCTCATGCATCTCCCCGAACTGTCGCGGGAATGGCAGGACGCACTGGCGTAA
- a CDS encoding AAA family ATPase, translating to MSRPSDDRIIESIRLYREALDETQALYIEGGQLVRGSYGWLGGGDDPDAASLAEQMNELHQGFLMKVFATVVPDASAKNLEQRQLGRVLLEHIWGKSVLGSQLHEAVDWLIRAADDFQWSDLVRPFVELPELRGHWGELETVAMRMATLLTSVDGTVSASDNERIDWMKQQFDIARGRAPETLVSETDTSNARDALKWLREEAKRLREGVGPTAAEKPTPVAGPGGAVGTVAAPRPDDRASDDQPIDERTPEQRLADAKAKLDSLVGLENIKDQITTLTNFLAMERRRKELDLPTSRPSLHMAFVGNPGTGKTTVARIIAEIYGALGILEKGHLVETDRSGLVAEYAGQTGPKTNAKIDEALDGVLFIDEAYTLIDESGQDQYGREAIQTLLKRMEDQRDRLVVILAGYPVEMRQMIRSNPGLSSRVGTTMQFSDYSPEALCRIFELIANKSKYALPTESRRRLLRGFTYLYAKRDRHFGNGRTSRNSLERSVRRLANRVATVEEVTRELLTTLEPEDIEVAGVDPVHLKAMAAEPGKVRVECKGIPQVIDDQQLGTEVQCESCGEPFFADWGEPVLELPAGEEEAL from the coding sequence ATGTCACGACCTAGCGACGATAGGATCATCGAATCCATCCGGCTCTATCGCGAAGCCCTCGATGAGACCCAAGCCCTGTACATCGAAGGGGGCCAACTGGTACGCGGATCCTACGGCTGGCTGGGAGGCGGTGATGATCCCGATGCGGCGTCGCTCGCAGAGCAGATGAATGAGCTGCATCAGGGATTCCTGATGAAAGTCTTCGCGACCGTTGTGCCCGACGCGAGTGCCAAGAACCTGGAACAGCGGCAACTCGGCCGCGTGTTGCTGGAACACATTTGGGGCAAATCGGTGCTGGGCAGCCAACTGCACGAAGCCGTTGATTGGCTGATTCGAGCGGCAGATGATTTCCAGTGGTCGGACTTGGTGCGTCCGTTCGTCGAACTGCCGGAACTCCGCGGCCACTGGGGCGAACTGGAAACAGTGGCCATGCGGATGGCAACCCTGTTGACGTCGGTCGACGGAACGGTCAGCGCGTCGGACAACGAACGGATCGATTGGATGAAGCAACAATTCGATATCGCCCGCGGCCGCGCGCCGGAAACGTTGGTCAGCGAGACCGACACGTCCAACGCGCGCGATGCCCTGAAGTGGTTGCGCGAAGAAGCCAAGCGGCTCCGGGAAGGCGTCGGGCCGACCGCCGCCGAGAAACCGACTCCGGTTGCCGGCCCGGGCGGAGCCGTGGGAACCGTCGCCGCCCCCAGGCCGGATGACCGCGCAAGCGACGACCAACCGATCGATGAACGGACACCCGAACAGCGGCTGGCCGATGCCAAGGCCAAGCTGGACAGCCTGGTCGGATTGGAGAACATCAAAGACCAGATCACGACGTTGACCAATTTTTTGGCGATGGAGCGTCGCCGCAAAGAGCTGGATTTGCCGACATCACGTCCCAGTTTGCACATGGCCTTTGTCGGCAACCCGGGAACCGGCAAGACGACGGTCGCTCGCATCATCGCCGAGATCTATGGGGCGCTGGGGATTTTGGAAAAAGGTCATCTGGTGGAAACCGATCGCAGCGGGCTGGTCGCCGAATACGCCGGACAAACCGGACCCAAGACCAATGCCAAGATCGACGAAGCACTCGACGGCGTGTTGTTTATCGACGAAGCCTACACGTTGATCGACGAGAGCGGCCAAGACCAGTACGGCCGCGAAGCGATTCAGACGCTGCTCAAACGCATGGAAGATCAACGCGACCGATTGGTCGTGATCCTGGCGGGATATCCCGTGGAGATGCGGCAGATGATCCGCAGCAATCCGGGGCTGAGCAGTCGCGTCGGGACGACGATGCAGTTCTCGGATTATTCGCCCGAAGCGTTGTGCCGGATCTTTGAGTTGATCGCCAACAAGTCAAAGTACGCCCTGCCGACCGAATCACGTCGTCGACTGCTGCGCGGATTCACCTACTTGTACGCCAAACGCGATCGGCATTTCGGCAACGGACGGACTTCGCGTAACAGTCTCGAACGCAGTGTTCGCCGATTGGCCAATCGGGTCGCGACGGTCGAAGAGGTGACGCGAGAGTTGTTGACGACGTTGGAACCGGAGGACATTGAAGTGGCGGGCGTGGATCCGGTGCACTTAAAGGCCATGGCGGCCGAGCCGGGCAAGGTGCGTGTCGAGTGCAAGGGCATCCCGCAAGTCATCGACGATCAACAGTTGGGAACCGAAGTCCAATGCGAGTCTTGCGGCGAGCCGTTTTTCGCCGACTGGGGCGAGCCCGTCTTGGAACTCCCCGCGGGCGAGGAAGAAGCGTTGTAG
- a CDS encoding SseB family protein codes for MMSESTESLESKLALAIEQRDAVLVRQLFDSAEFVLLTMSDEEDDDEEGASVFSTDLDGMDLLVAFTNEQAAGDFVHSMEEMYEEGDEIEGYVLDGDALLQYMPPEHGLYLNPESDESLVIDQELLDLVQKSQA; via the coding sequence ATGATGTCCGAATCGACCGAATCTCTCGAATCAAAACTGGCGCTCGCAATCGAGCAGCGAGACGCCGTGCTGGTTCGTCAATTGTTCGACTCGGCAGAGTTTGTGCTGCTGACGATGTCGGACGAGGAAGACGATGACGAGGAAGGTGCCAGCGTCTTCAGCACCGACCTGGACGGGATGGACCTGTTGGTCGCGTTCACCAACGAACAAGCCGCCGGTGACTTCGTGCATTCGATGGAAGAAATGTACGAGGAGGGAGACGAAATCGAGGGCTACGTCCTCGACGGAGACGCGTTGCTGCAATACATGCCGCCCGAACATGGTTTGTATCTCAACCCCGAAAGCGATGAGTCGCTCGTGATCGATCAAGAACTGCTCGACCTGGTGCAAAAATCCCAGGCGTGA
- a CDS encoding AEC family transporter, protein MQDSWPIIASVLGVFLVMGVGAACRSLGWLTAEADRTLANLTANVMLPAYFVHQFSQSSEIGEISTAWQPPLFGFVSTAFGLFLAFGLARSAVGRWFGLVSDSSQRAFALSAGICNYGYIPLPLAEQFYPTAMIDLILHNVGVTMALWSIGIAIISGSGRDGWKKTLISPPLWAVVFSIFLSAMGWAQSIPTPVATAIGTLGSCAIPLGLLLSGAIIVDFIRDQSWLADARVIVAGIGVRQLILPLVMLGVGGWAVESPDLRTVVMLQAAMPAAVFPIVLTKLYGRDTETALRVVLWTSVAGIILIPAWLAVGAWWLT, encoded by the coding sequence ATGCAAGATTCTTGGCCCATCATCGCGTCCGTCCTCGGTGTCTTTCTGGTGATGGGCGTGGGGGCCGCCTGCCGGTCGCTCGGATGGTTGACCGCCGAAGCCGATCGCACGCTGGCCAACTTGACCGCCAATGTGATGCTGCCGGCGTACTTCGTGCACCAGTTTTCACAAAGCAGCGAAATCGGCGAGATTTCCACGGCGTGGCAACCCCCGCTGTTCGGATTCGTGTCGACTGCTTTTGGATTGTTCCTGGCGTTCGGGCTTGCCCGATCGGCGGTCGGTCGCTGGTTCGGGTTGGTCAGCGATTCGTCTCAGCGAGCCTTCGCCTTGAGCGCGGGGATTTGCAATTACGGCTACATCCCGCTGCCGCTGGCCGAGCAGTTTTATCCCACCGCGATGATCGATTTGATTCTGCACAACGTCGGGGTCACGATGGCGCTTTGGAGCATTGGCATTGCGATCATCAGCGGGTCGGGCCGCGACGGCTGGAAAAAGACATTGATCAGCCCACCATTGTGGGCGGTCGTGTTCTCGATTTTCTTGAGTGCCATGGGGTGGGCACAATCCATCCCGACACCGGTGGCGACGGCGATCGGGACGCTGGGGTCGTGCGCCATTCCGTTGGGCTTGCTGCTCAGCGGTGCGATCATCGTCGACTTCATCCGCGATCAATCCTGGCTGGCCGACGCGCGGGTGATCGTCGCGGGGATCGGAGTCCGCCAGCTGATCTTGCCGCTCGTGATGCTCGGCGTCGGCGGCTGGGCGGTGGAAAGCCCCGACTTGCGGACGGTCGTGATGTTGCAAGCGGCGATGCCCGCGGCGGTCTTTCCGATCGTCTTGACCAAGCTCTACGGTCGTGACACCGAAACGGCCTTGCGCGTCGTCTTGTGGACCTCCGTCGCCGGAATCATCTTGATCCCCGCCTGGCTGGCCGTCGGAGCCTGGTGGCTGACCTAG